In Magnetococcus sp. PR-3, the following proteins share a genomic window:
- a CDS encoding zinc ribbon domain-containing protein, translating into TCKHCGRAMTTTYTRKKGKMYRYYTCTSAIKKSYDACPIGNIAAGEIEELVLGHIESMIRSPELVAKTWQTANDADKSNCTENGVITTLQNLEPVWEELFPLERARLLQLLVRKVSLSTEQLQVHLRVEGLTSLVDELNNQEAA; encoded by the coding sequence TCACCTGCAAACACTGTGGCCGTGCTATGACCACCACCTACACGCGCAAGAAGGGGAAGATGTACCGTTACTACACCTGTACCAGCGCCATCAAGAAAAGCTATGACGCCTGCCCCATAGGCAACATCGCCGCTGGCGAGATTGAGGAGTTGGTGCTTGGCCACATCGAGAGCATGATCCGATCTCCAGAGCTGGTCGCCAAAACGTGGCAAACAGCCAATGATGCAGATAAATCCAACTGCACAGAAAATGGCGTCATCACCACCCTTCAGAATCTGGAGCCGGTGTGGGAGGAACTCTTTCCTCTGGAGCGCGCCCGGCTGCTTCAACTGCTGGTGCGAAAAGTATCGCTCTCCACCGAGCAGCTTCAGGTGCACCTTAGAGTTGAAGGGCTCACCAGCTTGGTAGATGAACTCAATAACCAGGAGGCCGCATAA